Part of the Aptenodytes patagonicus chromosome 2, bAptPat1.pri.cur, whole genome shotgun sequence genome, CCATACTGGAACTTTGTTCTTCCTTTGCTCCGCTTCGCTTCTGTACAccagaagtatttttcaaattatctcCCTGCATTATGGGCCTTGCATGCTGGCTTTTGAGTGGCTCAGGAACATCAAGGCTGGGGTTAGTAAGTGCTAGTCCACTTTGTTAGGCCAAAATAAATACTTGGGGATAGTCCCCAGGCAGTACAGAAGGGTTTTGCTCAGGAAAACGCTGGGCTAACAAGGAAAACCTTTGCAGTGTTTCCTTTTTCAAGGATGATGGCTGGTGCAGAAGCAGATGGAGGTGCTAGCTGTGTGGCAGGCCCTGAGAAGGTGTGTGCAGGGTGCCGTCCCTGCCGGGCCCAAATTCTCCCCTGTGGCATTTCCAGTGGGTTACTGCAACTGTCTCTGTGTCCTGGGAAATACAAAAGGCCTTGCACTCTCATGGCCTTCAGCAGAGACTCTGCAAGATGATGCTGGGAAATTTGTCTCGTGTAATtgagtaatatttaaaaatataataaagtgGTAAAATTGTAACCCAGAATGTGCTTCCTGATGTGTTTTCTTTGGGAATCTGCGGTACATATGCCAGCTATGcaatgtgcatgtgtgtttgattttttgtttgttttttaaatgtgagtAGAATTATTTGTTTGAGGGTATTTTCCAAATTGAAATAAAGGATTACTTTTTATTACGTGAGTGGTTACAAGCAGACTGGGTAGGGAAAGGACTCTGGCACCTCCTAAGAGGGTAGAAGCAATGGTATTCAAAACCTTttgctccccttccctgctgtaATATATATTATAACTCATATACTGCCTGTGGTTAGTTATCCTCTGCAGCAGCGTCAGTGGGATCTCAGAACCGACCCAGAAGGGCGTCCTGCTGGCTCAACTTTTGATCAGTGTGAGTCACCAGCCCTTCTGGAGAGGTTGCAGCATGCTGTCCTGACAGCTCTTCACAACGGTTGTCTTCAGTAGGTGCTTGGTGATGTGCCTGGCAGGGATGCTGTCTGGCGTTGATCCCGGGAGCAGATGTCCCCAGCTGGAGGCGAGGTGAAGGCCCTGCTCATGGAATGCCCTTTCTGCTGCTATTCACTGGCCTGTCTCATAAACGTCAGCTGTCCCTACCTTGGCTGGGCTGGTAGCTCTCTGAGGAAGAGCTGTGCACGGGTGTTTTCCGGGAGCCTGCgcagagggagcagggtggggatGGGTGACCCCAGGCAGGGGTTTTCCTGCTGCCTGCTGTTCGAAAGAGAGGCACATAGCTTCATATTGGCACTCGAGGGACAGCCTCCAGATTAGCCTCCAGACCTGCGCTGGTGTGTGGGCTGCCTTCTGCTCACCGCAGGATTGCATACATGAACCTCCATGCAGAGACTCGCTGTGGCACAGGGCTGTTCCTCTACCAAACGGGATTAGTTGCTGTGATCTCATGGCATTTTTAAGAAAGTCCATCTAGGCCCAAGTGGCTTGATGTAAAGCAAATGATTTGGAGATAACCTGGGCAGTGAGCCTCGTGGAGCTGTGCTGGATGTGGGCTGGCGGCAGTGTGCGGTGACCTTGCACATATCTCCCCGTGTGCAGTACCGCAGCGGCTGATGTCTTTTCCCGGGGCAGATTTCCTCCTCGTGCTGCAGAAAGGCTTTCTGTTTGGCACGCAGGTGTCTGGCGCTTCCTGGTGCTGGCACACCTGGGAGGGGCGGTTGGTGCGAGCCGTGCCGGGTAGAGCTGGGCagacaggcagtgctgctgccccagcagtgGGAGCACGGATGGAGGGCAAGGGGGCAGGTAGCTCAGGGACGGGTAGTACGTCCACCCGAGGGGGGCAGGTGAGTGTCTGCGTGACACGGGTGGCTTTTGAACCACACCTTTGGGATATGGGGAAGAGGATGAATAAGTAACGGCAACCTTAACCAGAactgtgctttattttcagaGCTCCTCTCCAAGTGCTGCTGAAAATGGCTTGGATCATGACGAGGAGCCTCTTCTCAGAAAAAATCCCCGCCGGTTCGTCATCTTCCCCATCCAGTACCCAGACATATGGAAAATGTATAAACAGGCTCAGGCCTCCTTTTGGACAGCAGAAGAGGTGAGCCCTGGGGCCAGTGGGTGCTCAGACCGGGGTCCTGGCACCTCCTTTctagctctgctgctggcttctgTGTTTTAAGGGTTGGAGTTAATTGCATCGAACGTGAGGTGCCTGCACCAGGGCAGGACTCCCTTCATGGACAGTGGAAAGAAAGCTGCTTCCACAGGGCAATTCAGCGGAGCTGTTTTAGGTGTTTGGTTTAGGATGAGGTGGAATTGTATCCTGGGGCGTTTCTCTGGTTATAGAGGGACCCTAAGTCAGATAGCTCTGATTTGTGGTCAGATAGCTCCTACCCTGCTGTGGTCTCTGTACCTGCAACTAACTCCTTGCCCGTGTAAGATGTTCTGGGCAATTTCATGTAAATGCTGTTCTTTAATGTTAGGCACCTATTTTCCAGAAAGATGGTGATAATCAGGGACACTTGCTAAAAATGCTTCTTATTGACTCTGATTGCCCTAGGTAGATACTTGCCCTGTGTTATAATGCAAGCTGTAAGTTTTTCCACGAGGGTGCTGGTTAGCCAGACCTGAGCAGTACTCAGCTCGCTACACTTGCAGCAGCAGAGGCTTTTGAACACTGCACTGATCTGAAGAGATTACCTGCCAGCTGAGCTGGTTGTTCCAACTGAAAGCTTCTGCAGCCTTTGCTCGTTTGTGAGCAGTGAACTGCAATTGCAGAGGAGTGAGCTGAAAGCACTGGCAGGCTCTAAATAGGCCAGAAAGCAACCTGGGATGGTGAGGAGCAGCTGTCCATAGAAGTGCTATTCCGTTGCCTGTGTGGGAGGCTTGCTGCCCTGTTGCAGCAGAGGTTGATTTAAGCTGTTAAAGAAAAGGCATTTAAACTCCTGCCTGATCAGCATTGCCCTTTTACCATATTACTGGTTCCTTCTGTCAGTGCATTTCCAAATGAACTGGAAAGTTAACTTAAAACTGATTCGTGTTGTAtgtgtttatatacacacatatatgtgtacatatttatacacacacacatatataagtTTTTAGGCCTCTGTATTTTTCACATCTGGCCCTACTTAACTGCTGCTGTGGTTCAgaaatccctccctcccccccaaacaaacaaacaaacaaagaaggcCTATGCGAAGGAAGTTGTGGTTTTCTACTGTGGCTAGAGTTCAGCCTGGTAGACAAGAGCAGTTGCACAGTGTTTGCCCCGTGCCATTCTTTGGCTGAACACCTGCCAAAGGCCATCTTTTGGCACACCTGGGTATAGGTTTCTTGGCATATCAGCATTTATTTCAAGTAGATTTTAAGTGTGAGTGCTGCTTGTTGGTGCATGTTCATACTCATGACAAGAAGATACTAATGCTTTTCAAAATCCAATTTATTTATAATTCAatagacacttttttttattccaatacAAAAGTGTAAACTGTGAAGCAAACGTGATGTTACTGTTGCAGAGGGAGGCAGCAGTACTGCAGTGTGTCTGTTGTCTTTTACAGTCACGTGTTTAAATTCTCTACATGTAAAGATTTGAGAGCAAATGCCAAAACTTTGCCTCAGTCATTTGACTAGGCTGCTTCTGTTCTTACAGAATGACAAATTCAAAAGGGCAATAAcgtttgtcttttttcttttcattaggtTGATTTGTCAAAGGACCTTCCTCACTGGAACAAGctcaaagcagatgaaaaatacTTTATCTCCCATGTTCTGGCATTTTTTGCAGCCAGTGATGGAATTGTAAATGAAAACCTGGTGAGAAGGCTTTACAGAGGGCTTGAATACTTATTCATTTTATTGGCTTATCggcttttcattttggttttctcaCATTAATGCATAAGTTTATTaaatgtgtactttttttttcttcccatcatcTCACATTTGCCAAGGGGAATAAGCAGCTTGTTCTGCTGGAGCCAGTGTCTGAGTTAAATTGGGTCAACTGTGGTCAGCAAGACTCCAAATCACATCACTCTTGGACAGTTTTTGAGCTCAGCCTTCTGCCTGGCTGTATTGATCCGCATTTCTCAATGAATTAGTAGAACCCTGTGCTTCTTCCTGTACTTGTGTTAGATGAGAAGTAGGGAGGGATTGTGCTGTGCCATGCTCTGGTTTCTTCATTTTGGTAAAATCCATTTTGCTCTCACTGAACGGCATCCTAGAATCTTTTAGGGCTGCAGATGGGTGCTGCTAAAAAGGTGGGGAAAtctttccactgaaatcagttcTGGGCTGCAGAATGTCTCACCACAGGTTATCAGTGGTATCTGACTGCAAATGCCCAGTTTAGATCTTGAACGTCTATAACGTGTAGAATATGTCATAGTATATGTGCATATATTATATGAACATGTCTTATGtcatactgtttattttttttaatgatgaacaAAAAGTCTGAGGCTTTGTTCAATATGAAGTGTTTACTATtgcaatatttttctgttctcctcCTGTGTGCCCTCATGCTTCACTGCAGCTCTCTATCCAATATGCACAGCAGATGTATTTACTTCTTGctagcttgctttattttcttctgcaccaCACCTATCCTATTGACATATCTGTGAATAAAGTAGGGCTGAACTGCTCCCATCCTTTCTCTGTGGTAGAGATCTACTGTTTCTCCCATTAAGCTTAGAGTTCTGTCATGCAGGACTGGTTTTACTGTACTCATTGCCATGCTTTCTGGTTTTGGTAGGTGGCGCGTTTTAGTCAGGAGGTGCAGATCCCAGAAGCTCGTTGTTTTTATGGCTTTCAGATTCTCATTGAGAACGTTCACTCAGAGATGTACAGCTTGCTCATAGACACCTACATCAAAGATCCTGAGAAAAGGTAAACCTCTGGATGTGTTACAGACCCATGGGAGATCTGTCACCTAGTCCAGTGGCACCGTTAttgggcagcagcagctgccttctgTTTCATACTGACTTACTGGGGGAGTTGGGGACGGTTCCCTAAAGCTTTCAAGGCCTGCATGCCTGACTCCCAAAATGGAGAGAAGTATTACTGACCAACAGACTTTTGTGGAAGTGTCAGAAGGTTAGTTAATATTTGTATAAATCTTTGATTGCAGGAAGTGCGAACTATGTGAAGTGTTGTTAAAGGTTAGACAAGCTCCTTGTGGTTATTGTGCTCCTGAGGTGCTTGCTCTCACATCAGCAAAGGATCTGCCTCGGGAAATCGAGTGCTCATGATCCAACTGGTGTTTCTAACATATACTAATCAATGTATTGCATCCTTTCACCTTTTTTGTTGTCAGGGCTTTTTCATACAACTTGAActgcttatttttaaagtattgggTTCTTTGGAGAGCCCCATCACCTATGTTGTCTGGAGAACTTCCTAGTCCAAATGGTAATACATTTGAAAAGAAGCACTTTCCCTCAGAGACTCCACCATGGTGATGGTCAGGCAGAGCTTGGTTTCCCACGGTGGCATCCTGTGTGGTGACAGTGCGAGGACTGCAAGGTTTCCTTTGAGGTGTTTAGCATGGGAACAGAGCCTGTGCTCTTGGGAATTGTCCAGTTCCTTTTGTGGAGTTGGGCAAGATGAGGTTTAGCTCTGTGGGTAGGAAGTGGCTGCCATCTGGCTTGAAGTCTGAAAGGCAGTGTGGTCTGGTGGGTGGGCACTCCTGGAATGGGACATTTGAGTTCACTTCccatctctgcagctctgcagctcgCCTCCTCTGAGACCTTGTCGCTTTCTGCACATCTGCCACACCTTGTTGTCAGAGATCATCACCCCTTTGGGGTGGGAATGGTCTCTTACTTGGGTTAGTTCAGAGCCTAGCATAATGGGTTCCTCTGTCTGGTGGAGCCAGTAGGGACAACCAGGGCAGATTTACACAAATCACTTCTTATTATTctgatgttttctctttgttttcttctataGGGATTTCTTATTTAATGCTATTGAAACAATGCCTTGTGTCAAGAAGAAAGCAGACTGGGCTCTGAAGTGGATTGAAGACAGAGAATCCACTTTTGGTGTGTAGCTTCTTAAAAACTTGTTTCTGTTGCACATGTCAGAAACTAATCCTCTGGGAGTGAGCTGCATCCCTGGAACATGAAATGAAATTCTTCACAGATGATGTAGTGGCTTGTGGGTCTCTGGTTTAACTAAAGAACTAGAAGTAACTTCTGGTGAGCATGTATGTTTTTATCTTCAGCTAAAGCAATATAGTAATCGCAGCACGTGCTAGAATCATGTTACGAAAAATGCTTGTgggtttctctgtctttttttgtctttatacCGAACAACCCTAGTTTCTTCAGTTTTTGCTTGTAGACCTTGTTTTCTAGGAGTTCTGATTATTTCTTCCCGTTGGCTCCTATTTTGTACTCCAGTGTTCAAAACTGGGCAGCTGAAGTCTTGCAAGTCCAGGCTTTTTCTGTGTTCATGTTCATATAGACAAATTCGTGTGTGATCTTAGCCTTTTTTTGTGACAGCATGACTGAGCCTGGGCAAAAAAGATTCAAGAATCATCTGTCTCTGATGTTTCTGGTTTGCTGTTGGGACCAGGTTTCTAGGTTTTGTATCTCATTTCAGAGCTGGGACACTGGCTCAGCTTCCATCAGCATGGTGCAGGGCATCCTTTCCAGTGTTCTGCATTCAGCTTACATTGTTAACTCTGAAGGATGTGTTGTAGCTGAAATGAATAATGGGCAGACTCTGGTGAATTTTCTAAACCAAACATCCTCTATACTTAGAGAAAGTGTAGGAGATGGAGAAATTCAGccagacaaacaaaataaatctgaatgtcATTCTTTTGCAGCATCTGTTGTTCACAGCTCTTGTTTGAGTGGGGTTCTTTTTGTAGCTGTAGATTCTCCTGTCCTGGAGCATCCCATTGCCTCCCCAGTCTGGCTTTGCTTGCTGTGTGTGGAGTCCCTTCTTCATCTCCTTCATTTGGCTCCCAGCAGCGTGGAGTGTGCCAGGAATCAGAAGGTTCCCTAACTCAAAAAGCaatgttccccccaccccctgcctccAAACTTCATGCATCTTATCCAAATTTTTGTAAAGTACTACTACTTTGTAAAGTACTACTCTACTAAATTTCtagtcttctgtttttttcatcttcttgagAAAACGTCCCAAGTTTAAAACATTTGGGGGGCCCAGGTCTTACAGTTACGGATTATGAGATATGGTATATGAAAGTGGTTGGCTGGCTTGTTTGCTTAGTGTTTCCCTCCAGCTTAGGGACCTGGCCTGCAACTGGGTCTCCGCAGCTTTGGTTgatttcttatgctgagggttcaATTGCTCTATCTGTTCTGTGAACTCTCAGCCTCCCAGCGTGCGCTCACGTTATGTGGTGCTGCTGATGGGTGATTTTTGTTTCAGCATAACTCATTTGTATGATAGCTAGTCAGGTGGAATGTAATAAAAACCATATCGATATTCAGTCTTGTGCTTCATTAAACCTATATTGTATGAGCAGCCTTCCTCCACTCCTCTCTAGAATTAACCTAGGAGATTTTTAGCAATGCCAGACAAATTCTTTCCTTAGTAACTTGTAAGTTCCTTAGATACTTGTAAGTTCGTGTTGctcttcatgcttttttcctaacTTGAATTTCTTCAGATGAGCCAGCAGATGGCATTTGCATCTCATAGAGAAAGTGGGACATCTGGCTATTTTGgggttattttactttttaaacaaaattctaTGCAGTTCTCACTGGGAAAAGGCACCAGCACTTAATGCAAAAGCTCTTCATGTTAGAATATACCCAAGGATCTTGTGAAGTTGTTTAAAATAGAGTGCATGGAATGATGTGTCATCACCAAGCAGTCAGATGGTCTTGTACTCTGAAGAAATACATTCTTGTAGAGAACAGGGAGAACTGGGACCAATAATGCTGTGCTTTCCTTGGATGGGTGGGATAACAGGTGGGACAACATAAATAGTTATTTGTGTCTTGATGAATTATGTTCTGTGTTCTTCCACTCTTGTAAGAATATGGTTTTATGTAAATTCTCAACAAGCAGAAATTGAggtgtagggttttttgtttaatttatagGAGATTGGCTCTTCTCTCAGTTTTGTCTATTAGTTACACAGCCATTTTCCTGCCTTTTAGGAGAAAGATAAAAGAGTACTAATGTCTTGGCCACTTTGGACAGTTATGTTCTTTCCCTTCTGGCCTGTGGCAGTTTCAGTGGGTGTCCTGGTTCTTCAGTTGTGCTGGGGTTGCCTGAGGTTAAGTGCTGTTGCGTGTGTAGACCCTGTATGCCTCGGGATCTGCTGAAAGATGTGGTCAGACACAGCACCTGGTGCTGCAAAGGGGATTGCTCCTCTCCAGCATCAGTCTGTCTGATGCAGATGGTGCGTCTTGCTGACGAGCAATACACTATTTTGTGTCTAACTGAAAATGTGTTATGTTAAACAGGTGAGAGAGTGGTTGCCTTTGCTGCAGTTGAAGGCATCTTCTTTTCGGGTTCCTTTGCTGCTATATTTTGGCTGAAGAAGAGGGGCCTGATGCCTGGACTGACTTTCTCCAATGAACTTATTAGCAGAGATGAGGTAACATGTCATGTCCTACATACTGTCTGGGAAGGAAAGTGAGTTCCCAGGGGAAGGGCAGAATTATATTCATAAACATCCCATAGTCTTGCCAGAGCGGCCCACCTCTGGTGGCAGGGAGGGTTGGAGGGAGGGTgaagagagcagaaagcagtGTTTGGGTAGGAACCAGTGAGAAAGAGAATCCGGCAGTGAGTAGGGGATGCATTTCTGGGTATGACGGAGCCTTTTTAATGTTAGCAGTGCTGGAGGCCAAGGAGGTGGTAGAAGTCTGAGTAGGTTCTCTGCTAGCCAGTGTCAGCAGCAAGGTTTTCCAGGGAAGGTCCACTGTCCTGGTAGGACAGAGGTCCTGGTTACCTGCCAGGTAACTGCAGGCCGTGCTCCCTAGAGCTTCTCCTGCAGTAAGCCTTCTGCATCTGCTTTAACATCACCTCCTAGGCAGCACAGAGAAGAGGCTTCCTTTCCCCAGAGCAGTGCCTGACCCTGTTTCTGCAGCCTGGTGGAGGAGCTCTAACTGCTGATGTGTAGAAAGATTGGAGTCCTGCGAAGGAGCAGGCTATTCCCAGAATATTtgtaaaaaggggaaagaagcagACTTCTAGCTGTAAGTTACTAATGAACTTAAAGCCTAGGTGCTGCTATGTGGCGCAGCAGAAATAcctgtttttaaaggaagtaaACATAAATATTAGCAATACCCCAATGCATAGTGTGATCAAAAAGGTGGACTTTTTGGATTGAAGGGGACgtttgttttcctgtgctgtgAAGGGAGGCAAAGACCTGGCTGCCCAAGGACTGGTGTGGAATTGCATGGTCCCCAACTGCAGTGGGGGCTGGCTTGGGCAGGGACCTAGTTAGGATGTGACTCTGAGCCTTGCTCTGCCTTAACTGCTTCAGTCAGGTTCAAGTGGCCTCCTTGTACCACTCCCCATCTGCCCCTAGTTGTGGGTCCCAGAGCTTGCAGACAGCCTTCTGCATCCGTTGCCTGGCAAGCTATGGCAGgttgctgcagaagcagcagataTCGTTCCTCTCCATGTTCTTGTGTTACTGCACAGTGATAGGATCTCCTGGGAGGGGGCAGCTACAGGCCTGCATTAGAGGGGAGTGCTTCTTAGCTTAAGACGTGATGTGTCTGAGGGGCTGCATGTCAGCACACCGAATGTGGCAGGCCACGTGCTGACAAGTGCCCTTTTTTTTCACCGCTTCCTGCACCACTGCCTGCCAGTTGGCAGCAGTTGCTTACGGTTGGGGCCTGTCTTTAAGGCACTGCACAACTTATGGTGCTGTCagcactgaaaaagcagaaagaccAGTTTTGTATGCAGTATAAACATGCTAGTGGTTTGAACTTACCAGAGTTGGcctaaaagaataaaaagctttatCATAATGGAAGTAATTTCCATGGATTAGATAAACTGATTTGAAAGGAGGCATTTTACAAGATGTCTTTAATTTAAAAGACGCTTTTGAAGAAAGTGATATGATCAGTAAGCAAAACCAAACAGTTCTTCAGCCTTGACCTTCCTtgtgtcttctgtttctgtgagTCATCACGAACTGATCCATTCGAGTGAGAAAGTATTTGTTAGAAGGATCAGTTGCAGGTGAATGAGATGTGAGTTCCTCTATACAGCAGTGTAACTGTACTTCTCTGCAGAGTCAAGCACCAAAAGACTGAATTTTTCTTGAGCTCTGCTGGCATAATTCCAACTGCTGAGCTGTTACAAAGGGTAAGGCTTGGTGCACACAGCACCTGCATTGAAAACCAGGAAATGCTGTTACAAAAGCAGTGGCAGTAAAAAGAATCCACAGTGGAAAATTACACAAACTGTTTTCTGATGCACGTGAACAGATAAATGGTTAATGCTCAATGTTTTTTGAGCTGCAGGCTCTGTTCCCAGGCTGTTCTTTGAGCTGGTGCATCTCTGATTCTTAAAGGTGCAAAGCTGCTGGGACCACCAGTCAGCAGAGCACACCGGTTCGGGTGAGAAGCTAGGCATGTCCTGCATCCTGCTGGTGATGGTGCCCTGGACAAGACCACGGGAAGCCCTGCAGCAGACAGCTAATGCTGTCCCTAGAAGGGGAGTATTTCCCAAATTATGTTGTTTCAGGGCTGTTTCATGACCTGAAGCACAAGGATTTTGTAGCCTTTCCAAAAAAGTTTTCgcatcttggttttgttttgaccCTTGTTAACAATAGCACTGGGTTGTCTCGTAGCCCATAGTCTGCCAAATCCTTCTGACTGGTTTTCACTCTGGATGTGCCCTCATGGTGCTTATAGGCTGTAATCACCACCTTGCTGTTGAGAGGAGAGATGGCAGCACAGTGCTCCTTTAGTCTAGCAGCAGTGGGTATGGCTGAAGCCAGAGGCTCAAGCTGTAGCCAGGCAAGCTCAAATAGAAACTGAGGCACCTCTCGGAGCAGCTGTCTGGTACCCTGCTCAGACTGTGAGAGATTGCTCGTGTCCTGATGTTGTCTTATCCTGGCTGGAGGCTTTTCTGGAAATCTTGGGAATTAACACAATTTCCTGGGCTCTGTACAGGATAGCTGGGTGAAATGTGGAGGTGAGTTGAGTTGGGGCACAGTAGCCTTAAGTATTACAAACCTATGAACATTGTAGTAGCAAATTCCTCACAGTAAGTACACATTGTGTGGAGAGATGACTTGTTAATCTTGGATTTGGTGACTCTAATCTgaatctttctttctgaaaatgctgtgaGGAGAAGCAAAGGAAGACAGGCTACTAAAAGAActtaaaacaagtatttctgtaCAGGTATCTCGAAGTGGAGAGCAGGTAAACAGTCTGTGTTAACTGGCAGGTAGTTTTGCAGGTCTTGATGTAGGAGTCTTTCTGTAAAAGCATCTGTGACAGGAGGCAGGGATCCAGCAGGGCTCTGTGTAGGATCCCTCACAGTAGAGCAGCTCTCAAAAATACTTACCTGCGAAACACGTATGCTGAGCGTTATTTTGGCGTAGGTGTCATATGTTAGATTTCAGATGTTACTAACTGGGTTGTAAACTAAAAGTGCCTGCTACACGTGGTAACATTAAGACTGTCAAAGAAGCAGGAGGCTAGGAAGCTTCAACCTGAATGAGGCTGCCTGAAAGTAAGAGCAAACTATGTGGAGGAGggaaaaactgactttttttttcattgttctctGTTATTTCAGGGTCTACACTGTGATTTTGCTTGTCTAATGTTCCATTATTTAGTGAACAGACCGTCAGAAGAGCGGGTCCGTGAGATCATCATTAATGCTGTTGAAATTGAGCAGGTAAGCCTGGCCATGACAGCATTGTGGGCAGCGCAGGACCAATCTTATGTGCAAAAATAGACAAATTAAATTCTAACTTGGGATTCCGTATTTGATACTTGGCTCAGGCCTGGATCCCTGATGCGTTATGCaatcctttccctcttccttaaTGGTGACAATAAGAGTCAGAGACTTTCTGATTCAGTTGTCAAGCAACTGGGAGAAGCTGAAGCTGGCAGCTGGTTTCCTCCTTaatgacagaaaggaagaaaggctgTCTTagtatagaatagaatagttccagttggaagggacctacatcaatcatctagtccaactgcaacTGTTTCTTAGAGAAGAGTTTGTTTACCTCTGTCCTTTCAGGATCTTTGTCTCTCCCTACTGTGTACACATCCCTGCTTGTCCTCAGGAGAAGACAGGGTCTGTTCTGGTCACGTGTACCATGCTGGGTTCTGACTTTTTCTGAGGTTGCTGTCAGGTTCCTTCACATGAAGTGCTACCCATCTGCAACTACAAGTTTCTGCACTGCTGAGTGTTTGGCAGGATTGTaatttactctttc contains:
- the RRM2B gene encoding ribonucleoside-diphosphate reductase subunit M2 B is translated as MGERRGRAALQEAAGPERSSSPSAAENGLDHDEEPLLRKNPRRFVIFPIQYPDIWKMYKQAQASFWTAEEVDLSKDLPHWNKLKADEKYFISHVLAFFAASDGIVNENLVARFSQEVQIPEARCFYGFQILIENVHSEMYSLLIDTYIKDPEKRDFLFNAIETMPCVKKKADWALKWIEDRESTFGERVVAFAAVEGIFFSGSFAAIFWLKKRGLMPGLTFSNELISRDEGLHCDFACLMFHYLVNRPSEERVREIIINAVEIEQEFLTEALPVGLIGMNCTLMKQYIEFVADRLLMELGFSKVFHAENPFDFMENISLEGKTNFFEKRVSEYQRFAVMAETMDNVFTLDADF